The Salinispora tropica CNB-440 genome has a window encoding:
- a CDS encoding TMEM165/GDT1 family protein produces MEGFLVALGVSFGVIFVAELGDKSQLMALTFATRLRPLPVLIGITVATAVVHLASVAIGYGLGAALPTGWIALLAGVAFLGFGAWALRGDRLTEQERRKADRSGRPAVVVGVAFLLAELGDKTMLATITLATQYGWFGTWVGSTLGMVAADALAIVVGRVLGRRLPERTVRFGAALLFAGCGLWLILDAVGQLG; encoded by the coding sequence ATGGAGGGTTTCCTCGTCGCGCTGGGAGTGAGCTTCGGCGTCATCTTCGTCGCCGAGTTGGGGGACAAGTCCCAGCTGATGGCCTTGACCTTTGCCACCCGACTTCGACCGTTGCCGGTGCTGATCGGCATCACCGTGGCTACGGCCGTCGTACATCTGGCCTCGGTGGCGATCGGCTACGGGCTCGGTGCGGCGTTGCCCACCGGATGGATCGCGCTGCTCGCCGGCGTGGCGTTTCTCGGGTTTGGCGCCTGGGCGCTTCGCGGTGACCGCCTTACCGAGCAGGAGCGCCGTAAGGCGGACAGGTCGGGCCGCCCGGCGGTGGTGGTCGGCGTCGCGTTCCTCCTCGCCGAGCTGGGCGACAAGACCATGCTGGCGACCATCACCCTGGCGACCCAGTACGGCTGGTTCGGTACCTGGGTCGGATCCACGCTCGGCATGGTCGCCGCGGATGCCCTGGCGATTGTGGTGGGGCGGGTGCTCGGCCGCAGGTTGCCTGAGCGGACCGTGCGCTTCGGTGCGGCGTTGCTCTTCGCCGGGTGTGGCCTCTGGCTGATCCTGGATGCGGTCGGACAGCTCGGCTGA
- a CDS encoding DUF2267 domain-containing protein — translation MDYDTFVDQIAQRTDTPAAQAVELTRAVLETLAERLTGGEVLDLAVQLPAELQGVLKPGPDNEAAQRLGATEFVTRVTDRAHVDEATAHGAVRAVFTTLREAISGGEFDDVAVQLPRDYRELVEPALAPGAALRRP, via the coding sequence ATGGACTATGACACCTTTGTCGATCAGATCGCACAGCGGACGGACACCCCTGCCGCGCAGGCGGTGGAGTTGACCCGGGCGGTCCTGGAGACACTCGCCGAGCGGCTGACGGGTGGGGAGGTGCTGGACCTGGCCGTACAGCTGCCGGCGGAGCTGCAGGGAGTGCTGAAGCCGGGGCCCGACAACGAGGCAGCGCAGCGGCTCGGGGCGACGGAGTTCGTCACTCGGGTGACCGACCGTGCCCACGTCGACGAAGCGACTGCGCATGGTGCCGTCCGAGCGGTCTTCACCACGCTGCGGGAGGCGATCAGCGGTGGCGAGTTTGACGACGTGGCGGTGCAGCTACCCCGCGACTACCGGGAACTGGTGGAGCCGGCGCTGGCACCGGGTGCGGCGTTGCGTCGGCCCTGA
- a CDS encoding NAD(P)/FAD-dependent oxidoreductase has translation MTKPRVVIVGAGFAGYHAAKTLGRLARDQAEIVLLNTTDYFLYLPLLPEVAAGVVEPTRLSVPLAGTLDGVRLVVGEADHVDLRNRWVSFTQPEGERNRIAYDRLVLAVGSVNKLLPIPGVTEYAHGFRGLPEALYLHDHVVRQIELAEQATDPAEQRARATFVVVGAGYTGTEVAAHGQLFTDRLVGQRSRLKLRPRWMLLDVAPRVLPELDRRMSDTAHRVLEERGIDVRMGTSVAVATADGVKLTDGEFIPTCSLFWCVGVRPDPLVAQLGLRTEKGRLVTDEYLNVPGFPEVFACGDAAAVPDLTQPGQVCAMTAQHAQRQGKLVAHNIAASYGQGTRKPYKHHELGWVVDLGGLDAAANPLKVPLAGLPAKVVTRGYHLLNLPGNRARVGADWLLDATLPRPAVQLGLVPANSVPLESSSPEVPAHMG, from the coding sequence ATGACGAAACCTCGTGTGGTGATCGTAGGGGCCGGTTTCGCCGGGTACCACGCGGCAAAGACGCTCGGCCGGTTGGCCCGGGACCAGGCCGAGATCGTGCTGCTGAACACGACCGACTACTTCCTGTATCTGCCGCTGCTGCCAGAGGTCGCCGCCGGTGTCGTCGAGCCGACCCGGCTTTCGGTGCCGCTGGCGGGGACACTCGACGGCGTCCGTCTTGTGGTCGGCGAAGCCGACCATGTTGACCTGCGGAACCGCTGGGTCAGTTTCACCCAGCCGGAAGGGGAACGGAACCGCATCGCGTACGACCGGCTCGTACTCGCCGTCGGTAGCGTCAACAAGCTGCTGCCGATCCCCGGGGTGACCGAGTACGCCCACGGCTTTCGCGGCCTGCCGGAGGCGCTCTACCTACATGACCACGTGGTCCGACAGATTGAGCTGGCAGAACAAGCCACCGACCCGGCTGAGCAACGGGCGCGGGCCACCTTCGTGGTGGTGGGAGCCGGCTACACCGGCACCGAGGTGGCCGCCCACGGGCAGCTGTTCACCGACCGGCTCGTCGGGCAACGGTCTCGGCTGAAGCTCCGGCCCCGGTGGATGCTGCTTGACGTGGCGCCGAGGGTGCTACCCGAGCTGGACCGGCGGATGTCCGACACCGCCCATCGGGTCCTGGAAGAGCGTGGGATTGATGTGCGGATGGGAACCTCGGTGGCGGTCGCGACCGCCGACGGGGTCAAGCTCACCGATGGGGAGTTCATCCCGACCTGCTCTCTCTTCTGGTGTGTCGGGGTCCGTCCCGATCCGCTCGTCGCGCAACTCGGCCTGCGGACCGAGAAGGGCCGCCTGGTGACCGATGAGTACCTCAACGTCCCAGGCTTTCCCGAGGTGTTCGCCTGCGGTGACGCTGCGGCCGTTCCCGACCTGACCCAGCCCGGGCAGGTCTGCGCGATGACCGCGCAGCACGCCCAGCGGCAGGGCAAACTGGTTGCCCACAACATCGCCGCCTCGTACGGGCAGGGCACCCGCAAGCCATACAAGCACCATGAACTGGGCTGGGTGGTCGATCTGGGTGGTCTGGACGCGGCGGCTAATCCACTCAAGGTGCCGCTGGCCGGGCTGCCCGCCAAGGTGGTCACCCGGGGATACCACCTGCTCAACCTACCCGGCAATCGGGCCCGGGTGGGCGCCGACTGGCTGCTGGACGCGACGTTGCCCCGTCCGGCGGTCCAGCTGGGCCTGGTGCCGGCCAACTCGGTTCCGTTGGAGAGCAGCTCCCCCGAGGTACCCGCCCACATGGGGTGA
- the egtC gene encoding ergothioneine biosynthesis protein EgtC: MCRHLVYLGPPVTLRELLFDPPASLVRQSWAPQDMRRGGSINADGFGVGWYSSDGDDPVRYRRAQPIWSDPTIAQLAGVTRAGAILAAVRSATVGMPVLESAAAPFLEGRWLFSHNGAVRGWPDSMAPLAGALPVRDLLTLDAATDSALLWALVRHRLRAGVEPGRAVAETVVAVARAAPGSRLNLLLTDGHTAVASVAGHSLSIRRTPTSVLLASEPHDDDPDWQAVPEGQLVVATATEARTCALLAD, from the coding sequence ATGTGCCGTCACCTGGTCTATCTCGGGCCGCCGGTCACCCTGCGGGAGTTGCTCTTCGATCCGCCGGCGTCGCTGGTTCGCCAGTCCTGGGCGCCGCAGGACATGCGCCGCGGTGGGTCGATCAATGCCGACGGGTTCGGTGTCGGCTGGTACTCGTCGGACGGCGACGATCCGGTCCGCTACCGGCGGGCGCAGCCCATCTGGAGTGACCCGACGATCGCCCAGCTGGCCGGCGTCACCCGTGCGGGCGCGATCCTCGCGGCGGTCCGGTCTGCGACCGTCGGCATGCCGGTGCTCGAGTCGGCCGCCGCGCCGTTTCTGGAGGGGCGGTGGCTGTTCAGCCACAACGGGGCGGTGCGCGGCTGGCCAGACAGCATGGCCCCGCTCGCTGGTGCGTTGCCGGTGCGCGACCTGCTCACCCTCGATGCGGCCACCGATTCAGCGCTGCTCTGGGCGCTGGTCCGGCATCGACTGCGCGCTGGGGTCGAGCCGGGCCGCGCCGTGGCGGAGACGGTTGTGGCGGTAGCCCGGGCCGCCCCCGGGTCCCGACTCAACCTGCTGCTCACCGATGGGCACACGGCGGTGGCGAGCGTCGCCGGGCACAGCCTGTCGATTCGTCGGACGCCCACCTCGGTGCTGCTGGCGTCCGAACCGCACGACGACGACCCCGACTGGCAGGCGGTGCCAGAGGGACAGCTGGTGGTGGCGACCGCCACCGAGGCGCGGACGTGTGCCCTCCTGGCGGACTGA
- a CDS encoding glycosyltransferase family 4 protein, whose amino-acid sequence MKIGILAYHFPPEPAFIPGSLAEELARRGHEVRVLTGFPDYPGGYVYPGWRQRWRHQTRSERLTVRRVPRYVGRSGSERGRMAGHLSFAGSVSLVGRRFFAGVDALYVHQPPATAFAAARLLRALRRVPAVVHVQDVWAGPKPAAGGGDRWAARLAGAMAATYRHADRIVVAAPSLRDVVVTEGADPGRVEVVLNWTDERIFQPAPPSPAAGQLVRRDGRCVVMYAGTIGARQGLDTAVRAAAALDHRMELVLVGSGEQERRVRGLAAELGADNVRFVERRSPLDMPELYAAADYQLVMLRDLPELRSTLPGKLPTALSCGAPVIASAGGDTAEVVESARAGLSCPPEEWETLADRFWLAATIPPAARAEMGRRGREAYLRQMSMPAGVERIECLLDEAASGRRR is encoded by the coding sequence ATGAAGATCGGGATCCTGGCGTATCACTTCCCACCGGAACCGGCATTCATCCCGGGCAGCCTCGCGGAGGAACTGGCCCGCCGCGGCCACGAAGTCCGGGTGCTGACCGGATTTCCCGACTATCCGGGTGGGTACGTCTACCCGGGCTGGCGGCAGCGTTGGCGCCACCAGACCCGCAGCGAGCGGCTGACCGTGCGGCGGGTGCCCCGCTACGTCGGCCGCAGTGGCTCCGAGCGCGGCCGGATGGCCGGTCACCTCTCCTTCGCGGGCAGTGTGTCGCTGGTCGGCCGGCGGTTCTTCGCCGGTGTCGACGCGCTCTACGTTCATCAGCCGCCGGCCACCGCCTTCGCCGCGGCCCGCCTGCTTCGGGCGCTTCGTCGGGTGCCGGCCGTCGTGCACGTTCAGGACGTGTGGGCTGGTCCGAAGCCGGCGGCCGGCGGGGGTGATCGGTGGGCCGCCCGGCTTGCCGGTGCGATGGCCGCTACCTACCGCCACGCCGACCGGATCGTGGTGGCGGCGCCCTCGCTGCGGGACGTTGTGGTGACCGAGGGAGCCGACCCGGGCCGCGTCGAGGTGGTGCTCAACTGGACCGACGAGCGGATCTTCCAGCCGGCTCCGCCGAGCCCGGCCGCTGGTCAACTAGTCCGGCGCGACGGCCGCTGCGTGGTCATGTACGCCGGCACCATCGGTGCCCGGCAGGGGCTGGATACGGCGGTGCGGGCGGCGGCAGCGCTCGACCACAGGATGGAGCTGGTGCTGGTCGGGTCGGGTGAGCAGGAGCGGCGGGTGCGGGGGCTCGCCGCCGAGCTGGGCGCCGACAACGTGCGGTTCGTCGAACGGCGCTCGCCGTTGGACATGCCGGAGCTGTACGCGGCTGCCGACTACCAGTTGGTCATGCTCCGGGACCTGCCCGAACTACGCAGCACCCTGCCCGGCAAGCTGCCTACCGCCCTGTCGTGCGGGGCGCCGGTCATCGCCTCGGCCGGCGGCGACACCGCCGAGGTGGTGGAGAGTGCTCGCGCCGGACTGTCGTGTCCGCCGGAGGAGTGGGAGACCCTTGCCGACCGGTTCTGGTTGGCCGCCACCATCCCTCCGGCCGCCCGTGCCGAGATGGGCCGGCGGGGCCGGGAGGCGTACCTGCGGCAGATGTCGATGCCGGCCGGAGTGGAACGGATCGAATGCCTGCTGGACGAGGCCGCCAGCGGACGCCGACGATGA
- the egtD gene encoding L-histidine N(alpha)-methyltransferase, translating into MSAEPLEIHLEEQDLGRNLRQDVRAGLTAEEKWLSPKWFYDARGSELFEEITRLAEYYQTGAERTVLRDRAAEIVTVSGAKTLIELGSGSSEKTRLLLDAFTRHGDLGTFVPLDVSVSALRESTARIAADYPGLRVRGIVGDFTRHLDRLPAGGRRLVVFLGGTIGNLLPAERAEFLAAMRAALESGDWLLVGTDLVKDPAVVVPAYDDAAGVTAEFNRNVLRVINRELGADFDPAAFEHVALWNPEREWIEMRLRARHPMRVQVLDIEVAFAAGEELRTEVSAKFRPEGIAAELRAAGFVTSEFWTDPAGLFGVTLARAE; encoded by the coding sequence ATGAGCGCAGAGCCGCTGGAGATCCACCTCGAAGAGCAGGACCTGGGACGCAACCTGCGGCAGGATGTCCGCGCCGGGTTGACTGCCGAGGAGAAGTGGTTGTCCCCGAAGTGGTTCTACGACGCTCGGGGCAGCGAGCTCTTTGAGGAGATCACCCGGCTGGCGGAGTACTACCAGACCGGGGCCGAACGTACGGTGTTGCGGGATCGGGCTGCTGAGATCGTGACGGTGAGCGGTGCCAAGACGCTGATCGAGTTGGGCTCCGGTTCCTCGGAGAAGACCCGACTGCTGCTGGACGCGTTCACCCGGCACGGCGATCTGGGCACCTTTGTGCCGCTGGACGTGTCGGTGAGCGCGCTGCGCGAGTCCACCGCCCGGATCGCCGCCGACTATCCGGGCCTGCGCGTACGCGGAATCGTCGGCGACTTCACCCGGCATCTTGACCGGTTGCCGGCGGGCGGACGGCGGCTCGTGGTGTTTCTCGGCGGCACGATCGGCAACCTGCTGCCGGCCGAGCGCGCCGAGTTCCTGGCGGCGATGCGCGCCGCGTTGGAGTCGGGGGACTGGCTGCTGGTCGGCACCGATCTGGTCAAGGATCCGGCGGTTGTTGTTCCCGCGTACGACGACGCGGCGGGGGTGACCGCCGAGTTCAATCGCAACGTGCTGCGGGTGATTAACCGGGAGCTGGGTGCCGATTTCGACCCGGCAGCCTTCGAACACGTCGCGCTCTGGAATCCGGAGCGGGAGTGGATCGAGATGCGGCTGCGGGCCCGGCACCCGATGCGGGTGCAGGTGCTCGACATCGAGGTGGCGTTCGCCGCCGGGGAGGAGCTACGGACCGAGGTATCGGCGAAGTTCCGGCCCGAGGGGATCGCGGCGGAGCTGCGCGCGGCAGGCTTCGTCACCAGCGAGTTCTGGACGGATCCGGCGGGCCTGTTCGGCGTCACGCTCGCCCGCGCCGAGTAG
- a CDS encoding CaiB/BaiF CoA transferase family protein — translation MTDNVPAGPLADVRVIELAGIGPGPFAAMMLADLGAEVIRVDRAADVDPTAFGGPHPDLLNRGRRSIGVDLKSPPGRDVALALTAGADVLIEGFRPGVTERLGLGPADCHAVNPHLVYGRMTGWGQHGPSAPEAGHDIAYLALTGALHGIGRAGERPVPPLNLLGDFGGGGMLLALGLVSALYAVRGGAAGQVVDAAIVDGVSVLSTQIHALRHLGRWRDPRGVNLLDGGAPFYDSYECADGKHLAVGALEPRFYDELVRRTGFPLPGDTALDRTDPENWPALREAWARLFRTRTRDEWATLFTGSDACVAPVLDWTEAPVHPHLAARETFVEHHGVTQPAPAPRFSGTPTALHRPPPHPGEHTDELLAEAGFGADRIADLHAAGAVA, via the coding sequence ATGACCGACAACGTACCGGCCGGTCCCCTGGCCGATGTGCGGGTGATCGAGCTGGCCGGGATCGGGCCGGGGCCATTCGCCGCGATGATGCTGGCCGACCTCGGCGCCGAGGTGATCCGGGTGGATCGGGCGGCCGACGTGGACCCGACCGCTTTCGGCGGCCCCCACCCCGATCTCCTGAACCGGGGACGGCGATCAATTGGTGTAGACCTGAAGTCACCCCCCGGCCGCGACGTGGCACTCGCTCTGACCGCCGGCGCCGATGTGCTGATCGAGGGCTTTCGGCCCGGCGTGACCGAGCGACTCGGCCTCGGCCCGGCGGATTGCCACGCGGTCAACCCACACCTCGTGTACGGGCGGATGACCGGCTGGGGGCAGCACGGTCCCAGCGCACCGGAGGCGGGGCACGACATCGCCTACCTGGCCTTGACCGGAGCGCTGCACGGTATAGGACGGGCCGGCGAGCGTCCGGTGCCGCCGCTGAACCTGCTCGGCGACTTCGGTGGCGGCGGGATGCTTCTAGCTCTCGGCCTGGTCAGCGCCCTGTACGCGGTGCGCGGCGGCGCCGCCGGCCAGGTGGTGGACGCCGCGATCGTGGACGGTGTCTCGGTGCTCAGCACTCAGATCCACGCCCTGCGCCACCTCGGCAGGTGGCGGGACCCACGCGGGGTAAACCTGCTCGACGGGGGCGCACCGTTCTACGACAGCTACGAGTGTGCCGACGGAAAGCATCTCGCGGTGGGCGCGCTGGAGCCCCGCTTCTACGACGAACTGGTCCGGCGCACCGGCTTTCCGCTGCCGGGAGACACCGCTCTGGACCGTACCGACCCGGAGAACTGGCCGGCGCTGCGGGAGGCGTGGGCACGGCTGTTCCGGACCCGGACCCGAGACGAGTGGGCGACACTGTTCACCGGCTCGGACGCCTGCGTGGCCCCGGTTCTGGACTGGACGGAGGCGCCGGTACACCCGCACCTGGCGGCGCGGGAGACGTTCGTGGAGCACCACGGGGTGACCCAACCAGCGCCCGCACCACGCTTCTCCGGCACGCCGACGGCCCTGCACCGTCCACCGCCGCACCCCGGCGAACACACCGACGAGCTACTGGCCGAGGCGGGCTTCGGAGCAGACCGTATCGCCGACCTGCACGCTGCGGGCGCCGTCGCCTAG
- the nhaA gene encoding Na+/H+ antiporter NhaA has product MTDRTPPPGRARRLFSRTSWPEARFLADVLRTETFGGGLLLLGAVIALVWANSPWGGSYSALASWVPWPGGSDLHLDLDLATWAADGLLAIFFFVVGLELKREFVAGDLRDPRRAALPVIAAIGGMIVPALIYVGVNLSAGGENLRGWAIPTATDIAFALAVLAVIGSHLPQGLRAFLLTLAVVDDLLAITVIAIFYTGDFKLTPLLLALLPIALFGLLVQRRKTWWWALIPLAVVAWTLVHESGVHATVAGVLLGFTVPVLRGREGDRHGLAEHLEHRWRPVSAGFAVPVFAFFAAGVSLRGADLGAVITDPIVVGIVAGLVLGKVLGIFGSTFLLARFTRAELDRDITWTDLLGVSLLAGIGFTVSLLIGELAFEGGAADDNVKAAVLTGSLIAALLASIVLIRRNKAYRRIAVKERVDSNRDGVPDVFQHRDG; this is encoded by the coding sequence ATGACCGACCGCACCCCGCCCCCGGGCCGCGCCCGCCGCCTCTTCTCGCGTACCTCCTGGCCGGAGGCCCGCTTCCTGGCTGACGTGCTGCGGACCGAGACCTTCGGCGGCGGCCTGCTGCTGCTCGGCGCGGTGATCGCGCTGGTCTGGGCGAACTCGCCCTGGGGGGGCTCGTACTCCGCTCTGGCGTCGTGGGTGCCCTGGCCTGGCGGGTCCGACCTGCACCTGGATCTGGACCTCGCCACATGGGCGGCCGACGGCCTGCTAGCGATCTTCTTCTTCGTGGTCGGGCTCGAGCTCAAACGCGAATTCGTCGCCGGTGACCTCCGTGACCCACGGCGTGCCGCCCTGCCGGTCATCGCGGCGATCGGCGGTATGATCGTTCCGGCCCTGATCTACGTCGGTGTCAACCTCTCCGCTGGTGGCGAGAACCTGCGGGGCTGGGCCATCCCGACCGCCACCGACATCGCCTTCGCACTCGCCGTGCTGGCGGTCATCGGATCCCACCTGCCGCAGGGACTCCGCGCCTTCCTGCTCACCCTCGCCGTCGTGGACGACCTCCTCGCGATCACGGTCATCGCCATCTTCTACACCGGCGACTTCAAACTCACGCCGCTGCTGCTCGCGCTGCTGCCGATCGCACTCTTCGGCCTGCTCGTACAGCGCCGCAAGACCTGGTGGTGGGCGTTGATCCCACTGGCCGTGGTGGCCTGGACGCTGGTGCACGAGTCCGGCGTACACGCGACGGTGGCCGGCGTCCTGCTCGGCTTCACGGTGCCGGTCCTGCGTGGCCGGGAGGGTGACCGGCACGGGCTCGCCGAGCACCTCGAACACCGCTGGCGGCCGGTCTCCGCCGGCTTCGCCGTCCCCGTCTTCGCCTTCTTCGCCGCCGGAGTCTCCCTACGCGGTGCCGACCTCGGCGCCGTGATCACCGACCCGATCGTCGTCGGCATCGTCGCCGGCCTGGTGCTCGGCAAGGTGCTCGGCATTTTTGGCTCGACCTTCCTGCTGGCCCGGTTCACCCGCGCCGAGCTGGACCGGGACATCACCTGGACCGATCTACTCGGTGTCTCCCTGTTGGCCGGCATCGGTTTCACCGTGTCGCTGCTGATCGGTGAACTCGCCTTCGAAGGCGGTGCCGCCGACGACAACGTCAAGGCTGCCGTACTCACCGGATCGCTGATCGCGGCGCTGCTCGCCTCCATCGTGCTGATCCGTCGCAACAAGGCCTACCGACGCATCGCCGTCAAGGAGCGCGTGGACAGCAACCGCGACGGGGTGCCCGACGTCTTCCAGCACCGCGACGGCTGA
- a CDS encoding TerC/Alx family metal homeostasis membrane protein, with amino-acid sequence MTELHLSVALQSVGTPTLWGITIAGIVVLLVLDFLVTRRPHEVSIREALAWSAFYIALPLAFGAWLWSRYGSQQGVEYLTGYLVEKSLSVDNLFVFMLLLAAFAVPSVLAQRVLLFGITGALVLRAVFIALGAAALQTLDFAFLLFALILLATAAKLLRDAISGHEQEVDINGMRAVRLLRKFMPVTQDYQGTKMVVRLDGRRTLTPLALVVVAVLATDVVFAVDSVPAVYGITEDPYLVFATNAFALLGLRALYFVLHAALSRLVHLNYGLAVILAFIGVKLGLHWAHGVWKGVPEIPTMASLAVIVGVLVVVTVTSLYATRTSRSDGGGQGPIVNASGGDGTPR; translated from the coding sequence ATGACCGAATTGCACCTTTCTGTCGCGCTGCAGTCGGTCGGTACCCCGACGCTGTGGGGCATCACCATCGCCGGAATCGTCGTGCTGCTGGTACTCGACTTTCTGGTCACCCGGCGGCCGCACGAGGTATCGATTCGGGAGGCGCTGGCCTGGTCGGCGTTCTACATCGCGCTGCCGCTGGCCTTCGGCGCCTGGCTCTGGTCCCGTTACGGCTCCCAGCAGGGCGTCGAGTACCTGACCGGCTACCTGGTGGAGAAGTCCCTCTCGGTAGACAACCTCTTTGTCTTCATGCTTCTCCTGGCCGCGTTCGCGGTACCCTCGGTGCTGGCCCAGCGGGTCCTACTGTTCGGGATCACCGGTGCCCTGGTGCTGCGCGCCGTGTTCATCGCACTTGGCGCGGCTGCCCTGCAGACTCTCGACTTCGCCTTCCTGCTCTTCGCCCTCATCCTGCTCGCTACCGCGGCAAAGTTGCTGCGCGACGCGATCTCCGGCCACGAGCAGGAGGTCGACATCAACGGGATGCGCGCGGTGCGGCTCCTGCGCAAGTTCATGCCAGTGACACAGGACTACCAGGGTACGAAGATGGTCGTACGCCTGGACGGCCGGCGGACGCTTACCCCACTGGCCCTGGTGGTCGTCGCGGTACTCGCCACCGACGTGGTCTTCGCCGTCGACTCGGTGCCCGCCGTGTACGGCATCACCGAGGATCCGTACCTGGTCTTCGCCACCAACGCCTTCGCGCTGCTCGGGTTGCGGGCGCTCTACTTCGTCCTGCACGCCGCGCTCAGTCGGCTGGTTCACCTCAACTACGGACTCGCGGTCATCCTCGCGTTCATCGGAGTGAAGCTGGGCCTGCACTGGGCGCACGGGGTCTGGAAGGGGGTGCCGGAGATTCCGACTATGGCGTCACTCGCAGTGATCGTCGGGGTCCTCGTGGTGGTCACCGTCACCAGCCTGTACGCGACCCGTACCAGCAGGTCGGACGGCGGCGGGCAGGGGCCGATCGTCAACGCCTCCGGGGGCGACGGGACCCCCCGTTAG
- the egtB gene encoding ergothioneine biosynthesis protein EgtB, whose translation MTETTDRPDGVGLREHIATELARARSRTEVLTDAVDDADLVRQHSPLMSPLVWDLAHVGNQEELWLVRDVGGREPVRQDIDELYDAFKQPRRDRPALPLLPPPQARAYVATVRDKVFDLLDQVTFTDRRLVTDGFAFGMIVQHEQQHDETMLATHQLRSGPAVFDAPPPPEPRVRVDGEVLVPAGEFTMGTDTDPWALDNERPAHRVHLPAYAIDAAPVTNGAYAAFIAAGGYRDPRWWSAAGWAHRQEAGLTAPLHWHPDGDGWAYRRFGRWALVRDDEPVVHVSWYEAQAYAAWVGKRLPTEAEWEKAARWDPATGRSRRYPWGDEDPTTTHANLGQRHLWPAPVGAYPAGVSPLGVHQLMGDVWEWTSTTFRGHPGFTAFPYREYSEVFFGDDYRVLRGGSFGTDRSACRGTFRNWDYPIRRQIFSGFRCARDVAAEEAAE comes from the coding sequence GTGACCGAGACGACCGACCGGCCCGACGGGGTGGGACTGCGGGAGCACATCGCGACGGAGCTGGCCCGCGCCCGGTCCCGTACCGAGGTGCTGACCGACGCGGTCGACGACGCCGACCTGGTGCGGCAGCACTCGCCGCTGATGTCGCCCCTGGTGTGGGACCTCGCCCACGTCGGTAACCAGGAAGAGCTCTGGCTGGTGCGGGACGTCGGCGGCCGGGAGCCGGTCCGCCAGGACATCGATGAGCTCTACGACGCCTTCAAGCAGCCTCGCCGGGACCGGCCGGCGCTGCCGTTGCTGCCGCCGCCGCAGGCACGGGCATACGTGGCGACGGTCCGGGACAAGGTCTTTGACCTCCTCGACCAGGTGACCTTCACAGATCGGCGGCTGGTCACCGACGGTTTTGCCTTCGGCATGATCGTCCAACACGAGCAGCAGCACGACGAGACCATGCTCGCGACCCACCAGCTGCGCTCCGGTCCGGCGGTCTTCGACGCACCGCCCCCGCCGGAGCCCCGAGTCCGGGTGGACGGGGAGGTACTGGTTCCGGCCGGCGAGTTCACCATGGGCACCGACACCGACCCATGGGCGCTGGACAACGAGCGTCCGGCCCACCGGGTGCACCTGCCCGCGTACGCCATCGACGCGGCACCGGTCACCAATGGTGCGTATGCGGCCTTCATCGCGGCGGGTGGCTACCGCGACCCCCGTTGGTGGAGCGCCGCGGGGTGGGCGCACCGGCAGGAGGCGGGCCTGACCGCACCGTTGCACTGGCACCCCGATGGAGACGGCTGGGCCTACCGCCGCTTCGGCCGGTGGGCGCTGGTACGCGACGACGAGCCGGTGGTGCACGTCAGCTGGTACGAGGCGCAGGCCTACGCCGCCTGGGTGGGAAAGCGGTTGCCGACCGAGGCGGAGTGGGAGAAGGCCGCCCGCTGGGACCCGGCGACCGGTCGGTCCCGCCGCTACCCGTGGGGCGACGAGGATCCGACGACCACCCACGCCAACCTCGGTCAGCGGCATCTCTGGCCAGCACCGGTCGGGGCCTATCCGGCGGGTGTGTCGCCACTCGGTGTCCACCAGCTGATGGGCGACGTGTGGGAGTGGACCTCGACCACCTTCCGTGGCCATCCCGGCTTCACGGCCTTCCCCTACCGGGAGTATTCCGAGGTCTTCTTCGGCGACGACTACCGGGTGCTGCGCGGAGGATCATTCGGCACCGACCGGTCGGCCTGCCGGGGCACCTTCCGCAACTGGGACTACCCCATTCGGCGGCAGATCTTCAGCGGCTTCCGTTGTGCGCGGGACGTCGCCGCCGAAGAGGCAGCCGAGTGA